In the genome of Caldalkalibacillus thermarum, one region contains:
- the parC gene encoding DNA topoisomerase IV subunit A, which yields MSVLEKFLDLPFEEIISDRFGRYSKYIIQDRALPDVRDGLKPVQRRILYAMFKEGNTHDKPFRKSAKTVGTVIGNYHPHGDASVYDALVRMSQDWKMRHILVEMHGNNGSMDGDPQAAMRYTEARLSSIAAEMLRDIDRETVPFAPNFDDTTQEPTVLPARFPNLLVNGSTGISAGYATEIPPHPLGEVIDAVLMQLDNPSVTVDELMTVLRGPDFPTGGIIQGIDGIRQAYRTGKGKIVLRAKASFEVVKGGREQIVITEIPYEVNKAQLVRKIDECRLDRKVEGIAEVRDETDRSGLRIVIELKKDADAEGVLHYLYKHTDLQISYNFNMVAIHNKTPKLLNLKQLLQAYIDHQKEVVKRRSQYDLAKAREREHVVQGLIKAISILDDVIATIRASKNKADAKENLMAQFGFTEQQAEAIVTLQLYRLTNTDISQLEKEAQELKHKIEGLEAILGSEARLIDVIKTELVQIKEKYADRRRTEIQEEIEELNINLEVLVPSENVMVTVTRDGYVKRTSLRSYAASNGEEAGMKEGDELLFLYESNTTHTLLLFTNKGRYLYLPVHELPDIRWKELGQHISNLIPIDKDERIIAAHNVIDFAEDERKLLFFTRQGMVKKTALAEYEVQRYSKPLVALKLKAGDELLDVRLTTGHEDIMIGTQQGYLLWFSGEEVSEVGQKAQGVKGINLKEGDEVVTGYVIPEGEKPVQIQIETGRGALRSVDLAQVEKMTRARRGTALLKRNSLTKVKDYLIFTEQDELNPGRF from the coding sequence TTGTCTGTGCTGGAGAAATTTCTGGATTTGCCTTTTGAAGAGATTATCAGCGACCGGTTTGGCCGTTACTCCAAATATATCATTCAGGACCGGGCCCTGCCGGATGTGCGGGACGGCCTGAAGCCGGTGCAGCGGCGGATTTTATACGCCATGTTTAAAGAGGGAAACACCCATGACAAGCCGTTCCGCAAGTCGGCTAAAACTGTGGGCACAGTGATCGGCAATTACCACCCCCATGGTGACGCATCCGTGTACGATGCCTTGGTACGCATGTCCCAAGATTGGAAAATGCGCCATATTCTGGTTGAAATGCACGGTAACAACGGCAGTATGGACGGAGACCCGCAAGCGGCCATGCGTTACACAGAAGCCCGCCTGTCCAGCATTGCCGCTGAGATGCTCAGGGATATCGACCGGGAAACAGTCCCTTTTGCCCCTAATTTTGATGATACGACACAGGAACCCACCGTGTTGCCGGCTCGCTTTCCCAATCTGCTGGTCAACGGCTCGACCGGCATTTCCGCCGGATATGCCACGGAAATCCCGCCCCATCCCTTGGGCGAGGTGATTGATGCGGTGTTGATGCAACTGGACAATCCGTCTGTGACGGTGGACGAACTGATGACCGTTCTTCGCGGGCCCGATTTTCCCACGGGGGGCATTATCCAGGGGATAGACGGGATCAGACAGGCCTACCGAACGGGCAAAGGAAAAATTGTGTTGCGGGCCAAAGCTTCCTTTGAAGTTGTCAAAGGCGGCCGGGAGCAAATTGTGATCACGGAAATCCCTTATGAAGTGAACAAAGCCCAGCTGGTGCGCAAAATTGATGAATGCCGACTGGACCGCAAAGTGGAAGGTATTGCTGAAGTGCGCGATGAAACAGACCGCAGCGGGTTACGCATTGTCATAGAGCTGAAAAAGGATGCCGATGCGGAAGGTGTGCTTCATTACTTATATAAACATACCGACTTGCAAATTTCGTACAACTTTAACATGGTCGCTATCCATAACAAAACACCCAAGCTGCTTAACCTGAAGCAATTGCTACAGGCCTATATTGACCATCAGAAAGAAGTGGTCAAAAGGCGCAGCCAGTACGATCTGGCCAAGGCCCGGGAGCGGGAGCACGTTGTACAAGGCTTGATTAAAGCCATCTCCATCCTGGACGATGTGATCGCCACGATCCGGGCCTCCAAGAACAAAGCAGATGCAAAAGAAAATTTAATGGCTCAGTTCGGTTTTACAGAACAGCAGGCAGAAGCCATTGTCACCCTGCAGTTGTACCGTTTGACCAATACGGATATTTCCCAACTGGAGAAAGAGGCGCAGGAACTGAAGCACAAGATTGAGGGGCTGGAGGCGATTCTGGGCAGTGAGGCCAGGTTAATCGATGTGATCAAGACAGAGCTGGTGCAAATCAAGGAGAAGTATGCCGACCGGCGGCGCACTGAGATCCAAGAGGAAATCGAAGAGTTGAACATCAATTTGGAGGTATTGGTACCGTCGGAAAATGTAATGGTGACTGTGACAAGGGACGGCTATGTGAAGCGGACCAGCCTCCGTTCCTATGCTGCCTCAAATGGGGAAGAGGCAGGGATGAAAGAAGGGGATGAACTCCTCTTTCTGTATGAGTCTAACACCACCCATACCTTGCTGCTTTTTACCAACAAAGGCCGGTATCTCTATCTGCCTGTGCACGAACTGCCCGATATCCGCTGGAAAGAGCTGGGGCAGCATATCAGCAATCTGATCCCCATCGATAAGGACGAGCGCATTATTGCCGCTCACAATGTCATTGATTTCGCTGAGGACGAGCGGAAGCTGCTCTTCTTTACCCGCCAGGGCATGGTTAAGAAGACAGCCTTGGCCGAGTATGAGGTCCAGCGTTACTCCAAACCTCTGGTAGCCTTGAAATTAAAAGCTGGGGATGAGCTGCTTGATGTTCGTCTGACCACTGGGCATGAAGATATCATGATAGGAACCCAGCAGGGTTATTTGTTATGGTTCAGCGGAGAAGAGGTGAGTGAGGTGGGCCAGAAAGCACAGGGGGTGAAAGGCATTAACCTAAAAGAGGGAGATGAGGTAGTGACTGGATATGTGATCCCTGAAGGTGAGAAACCGGTTCAAATCCAGATTGAAACAGGGCGGGGAGCGCTCCGTTCCGTCGATCTGGCCCAGGTGGAGAAAATGACCCGGGCCCGTCGCGG
- the parE gene encoding DNA topoisomerase IV subunit B: MAKNITHDYNDDAIQVLEGLDAVRKRPGMYIGSTDTRGLHHLVYEILDNAVDEALAGFGNHIKVTLHSDGSVSVKDKGRGIPTGIHKIGKPTPEVIFTVLHAGGKFGQGGYATSGGLHGVGASVVNALSEWLEVTIQRDGKIFHQRFEDGGKPVTGLEVIGPSKQTGTCVRFKPDTSIFSTVKFQYDILAERCREAAFLLRGLTIEVTDERDGQPRHDIFRFEKGIEAFVEYINEDKTTFHPVVYFQGEQNGIEMEIAFQYNDGVSENVLSFVNHVRTKDGGTHEAGFKTAMTRQFNEYARKVGFLKEKDKNLEGSDVREGLTAVVSVRVPEEKLQFEGQTKGKLGTPEARSAVDTFVAEQLLIYLQENPDVANTLIKKAIRAAQAREAARRAREEARSGKKGKKKEALLSGKLTPAQSKDPSRNELFLVEGDSAGGSAKQGRDRRFQAILPLRGKVINAEKAKLEDILKNEEIRTIIHTIGAGVGADFTLEEANYSKVIIMTDADTDGAHIQVLLLTFFYRYMRPLIEAGRVYIAMPPLYKVSKGAGRTEVVAYAWDEDELAAAIKKVGKGYTIQRYKGLGEMNADQLWETTMNPETRSLIRVTLDDAARAERRVSILMGDKVEPRRKWIENNVAFNLEDDEKLLLNQKLVLTGEGR, from the coding sequence GTGGCCAAAAACATCACCCATGATTACAATGATGATGCCATTCAGGTGCTAGAAGGCTTGGATGCGGTGCGTAAACGCCCAGGTATGTACATAGGCAGCACCGATACCAGAGGTCTTCACCACCTGGTGTATGAAATACTGGATAACGCGGTGGATGAGGCCCTGGCCGGATTTGGCAATCACATTAAGGTGACCCTCCATTCGGATGGAAGTGTCAGTGTAAAGGATAAAGGCAGAGGCATTCCCACTGGCATACATAAAATTGGCAAACCTACACCAGAAGTGATTTTTACAGTTTTGCACGCTGGAGGAAAATTTGGCCAGGGCGGATATGCCACTTCAGGCGGTTTGCACGGGGTGGGTGCCTCCGTGGTCAATGCCCTGTCCGAATGGCTGGAAGTGACTATTCAGCGCGACGGGAAAATATTCCACCAACGTTTTGAAGATGGCGGAAAACCCGTGACGGGGCTGGAAGTCATTGGACCCAGCAAGCAGACCGGAACCTGTGTGCGCTTTAAACCAGATACTTCTATTTTTAGCACGGTGAAATTCCAATACGATATTTTGGCCGAACGCTGCCGCGAAGCCGCCTTTTTGCTGAGAGGCTTAACCATTGAAGTGACAGACGAACGGGATGGCCAGCCACGGCATGACATTTTTCGGTTTGAAAAAGGCATTGAGGCTTTTGTGGAATATATCAATGAAGATAAAACCACTTTCCACCCTGTTGTTTATTTTCAAGGCGAACAGAATGGTATTGAGATGGAAATTGCCTTCCAATATAATGACGGGGTGTCTGAAAATGTGCTTTCCTTTGTTAACCACGTGCGCACCAAAGACGGGGGAACCCATGAGGCAGGCTTTAAAACAGCTATGACCCGCCAGTTTAATGAATATGCCCGTAAAGTTGGCTTCTTAAAAGAAAAGGATAAAAACCTGGAAGGGTCCGATGTGCGGGAAGGCTTAACGGCCGTTGTCTCTGTCCGGGTGCCGGAGGAAAAATTGCAGTTTGAAGGCCAAACCAAAGGCAAGCTGGGCACGCCTGAGGCCCGCTCGGCCGTGGATACCTTTGTCGCCGAGCAGCTTTTGATCTACTTGCAGGAAAATCCTGATGTGGCCAACACCCTGATCAAGAAGGCGATCCGGGCCGCCCAAGCCAGGGAAGCGGCCAGGAGGGCCCGTGAGGAGGCTCGCTCTGGTAAGAAAGGGAAGAAAAAAGAAGCGCTGTTAAGCGGGAAATTGACGCCGGCCCAATCTAAAGATCCGTCGCGCAATGAGCTGTTTTTGGTGGAAGGGGACTCTGCCGGCGGATCAGCCAAGCAGGGGCGGGACCGCCGTTTTCAGGCCATATTGCCATTGCGGGGTAAAGTGATCAACGCCGAAAAGGCCAAGCTGGAGGACATTTTGAAAAACGAAGAGATCCGCACCATTATCCATACCATCGGAGCTGGTGTCGGCGCGGATTTCACACTGGAAGAAGCCAATTACAGCAAGGTGATCATCATGACCGACGCCGATACCGACGGGGCTCATATCCAGGTCTTGCTGCTCACCTTCTTCTACCGCTATATGCGTCCGCTGATTGAGGCGGGAAGAGTGTACATCGCCATGCCTCCCCTGTATAAAGTGAGCAAGGGGGCAGGCCGAACTGAAGTGGTGGCATATGCCTGGGATGAGGATGAGCTGGCTGCGGCAATCAAAAAGGTGGGCAAAGGCTACACCATTCAGCGCTACAAGGGTTTGGGCGAGATGAATGCGGACCAATTATGGGAAACCACGATGAATCCGGAAACCCGCTCCTTAATCCGGGTCACCCTGGATGATGCGGCCCGAGCCGAACGGCGCGTGTCCATTCTGATGGGGGATAAAGTGGAGCCGCGCCGCAAGTGGATTGAAAACAACGTCGCCTTTAACCTGGAAGATGATGAAAAGCTGCTCTTGAACCAAAAACTTGTGCTGACAGGGGAGGGAAGATAG
- the ispG gene encoding flavodoxin-dependent (E)-4-hydroxy-3-methylbut-2-enyl-diphosphate synthase, translating to MMFHRTQTRPVRVGNVTIGGNDHVVIQSMTTTKTHDVEATVAQIKRLEEAGCQIVRVACPDMRAAEAIPEIKKRINIPLVADIHFDYKLALKAIEGGVDKIRINPGNIGKREKVEAVVKAAKERGIPIRIGVNAGSLEKRILEKYGYPTADGMVESALYHISILEELDFHDIVVSLKASDVRLAIEAYQKAAKTFNYPLHLGITEAGTLFAGTVKSAAGLGALLAQGIGSTIRISLSADPVEEVRVARELLKAFGLAANAATLISCPTCGRIEIDLISIANEIEEYIAKIKAPIKVAVLGCAVNGPGEAREADIGIAGARGEGLLFRHGKIVRKVPEEKMVEELKKEVDKLVEEYFKKQKAEQTH from the coding sequence ATGATGTTCCATCGTACCCAAACGCGGCCTGTACGCGTAGGTAACGTAACGATCGGCGGCAATGACCATGTTGTCATCCAAAGCATGACCACCACCAAAACCCATGACGTTGAGGCGACCGTGGCCCAAATTAAGCGTCTGGAAGAAGCCGGGTGTCAAATTGTGCGCGTGGCCTGTCCAGACATGCGCGCTGCCGAGGCTATCCCTGAAATTAAAAAACGAATCAACATCCCCCTTGTGGCTGATATTCATTTTGATTATAAACTAGCCCTTAAAGCAATTGAAGGCGGTGTTGACAAAATCCGCATCAATCCCGGTAACATCGGTAAAAGGGAAAAAGTTGAAGCGGTGGTCAAAGCAGCTAAGGAACGGGGGATTCCGATCCGCATCGGGGTGAATGCCGGGTCACTGGAAAAGCGGATATTAGAGAAATATGGTTACCCAACTGCGGACGGTATGGTAGAAAGTGCCTTATATCATATTTCCATTTTGGAAGAGCTTGATTTTCATGATATTGTGGTCTCCCTGAAAGCGTCAGACGTGCGGCTGGCCATTGAAGCTTATCAGAAGGCAGCAAAAACCTTTAATTATCCTTTGCATCTGGGAATTACGGAAGCGGGCACCTTGTTTGCCGGTACGGTTAAAAGTGCTGCCGGGCTGGGGGCCCTTTTAGCCCAAGGCATCGGATCCACCATTCGGATCTCGTTAAGTGCCGACCCAGTGGAGGAGGTCCGGGTGGCCCGCGAATTGTTAAAAGCATTCGGCCTCGCTGCCAACGCGGCTACGCTGATTTCCTGCCCGACTTGCGGGCGGATTGAAATTGACTTAATTTCTATCGCCAATGAAATCGAAGAGTATATTGCCAAAATCAAGGCTCCCATTAAAGTGGCCGTCCTAGGTTGTGCAGTAAATGGACCGGGAGAAGCACGGGAGGCGGACATTGGCATAGCAGGTGCCCGGGGAGAAGGTTTGTTGTTCAGACACGGAAAAATTGTACGCAAAGTACCAGAAGAAAAAATGGTGGAAGAGTTAAAGAAAGAAGTGGATAAGCTGGTCGAGGAATACTTTAAAAAACAAAAGGCGGAACAAACACACTAG